Proteins encoded in a region of the Mycoplasma mobile 163K genome:
- the efp gene encoding elongation factor P, whose product MVNVNNFKNGITFQEEDEIFSVIEAQHSKQGRGQASVKAKVKNLRTGAITIKSYTGGDKVKKAHIEKIEMNFLYDEGENIVLMDNATYEQISIPKTRVEWEMNFLVEGAKVHIRKFADEILDIEIPVNIELKVIDAPEAVKGNTSSNPQKKVKVETGFELETPLFIKEGEIIIVSSETGKYMGKGNNK is encoded by the coding sequence ATGGTAAATGTAAATAATTTTAAAAATGGAATTACCTTTCAAGAAGAAGATGAAATTTTTAGTGTGATTGAAGCACAACATTCAAAACAAGGAAGAGGACAAGCTTCAGTAAAGGCAAAAGTTAAAAACCTAAGAACTGGTGCAATAACAATTAAATCTTATACTGGTGGAGACAAAGTTAAAAAAGCTCATATTGAAAAAATTGAAATGAATTTTTTATATGATGAAGGTGAAAATATTGTTTTAATGGACAATGCAACTTATGAGCAAATTAGCATTCCAAAAACAAGAGTTGAATGGGAAATGAATTTTCTTGTTGAAGGTGCAAAAGTTCATATTAGAAAATTTGCAGATGAAATTTTAGATATTGAAATTCCAGTTAATATTGAATTAAAAGTAATAGATGCTCCTGAGGCTGTAAAAGGAAATACTTCTTCTAATCCTCAAAAGAAAGTAAAAGTTGAAACAGGTTTTGAACTAGAAACTCCATTATTTATCAAAGAAGGCGAAATAATTATTGTTTCTTCTGAAACTGGTAAGTACATGGGAAAAGGAAATAACAAATAA
- a CDS encoding MMB_0454 family protein — protein MLDYLTINYGLNYTYNLNQDVFHKIIKQAANRVSQDIYIENTEVQITNNCTNVSIGFSFKLTKKANLEKLMNLLRTKINEYIINLIDINPANIKMIYSGRM, from the coding sequence ATGCTAGACTACTTAACAATAAATTATGGATTAAATTATACATATAACTTGAATCAAGATGTTTTTCATAAAATCATTAAACAAGCTGCAAATCGTGTGAGTCAAGATATTTATATTGAAAATACAGAAGTTCAAATTACAAATAATTGCACAAATGTTTCAATTGGATTTTCTTTCAAATTAACTAAAAAAGCAAATCTTGAAAAATTAATGAATTTACTAAGAACAAAAATCAATGAATACATTATTAATTTAATCGATATTAATCCCGCAAATATAAAGATGATTTATAGCGGAAGAATGTAA